One segment of Marvinbryantia formatexigens DSM 14469 DNA contains the following:
- the hemW gene encoding radical SAM family heme chaperone HemW, with protein sequence MRPLQIYIHIPFCVRKCAYCDFLSFAADQETQRAYIRMLLREIEAWQDRGDEVISTVFFGGGTPSVLPAEEITLVMEALKKKFSFAGDAEITLECNPGTLTAEGLSRYRRAGINRLSIGLQSAQDKELRLLGRIHTWEEFEESYRLARAAGFANINVDLMSALPGQSPAAWRDTLEKVLALAPEHISAYSLIIEEGTPFYERYREDAQRRERGEVCRILPSEEEEREMYWMTEKLLKERGYERYEISNYAQPGFACRHNCGYWERREYLGFGLGAASLMDHTRFADTASLQQYLDGRWRGETQGRLTRAEEMEETMFLGLRLRRGVSFAHFYRTFGVTMEEIYGEVLQRLERQRLLERTEERIFLTKRGTDISNYVCAEFLF encoded by the coding sequence ATGAGACCACTGCAGATTTATATTCACATTCCGTTCTGTGTACGGAAATGTGCATATTGTGATTTTCTGTCTTTTGCGGCAGACCAGGAGACGCAGCGCGCATACATCCGTATGCTGCTTCGTGAAATAGAGGCGTGGCAGGACCGCGGGGATGAAGTTATCTCCACGGTCTTTTTTGGCGGAGGAACGCCCTCGGTGCTTCCGGCGGAGGAAATCACGCTGGTTATGGAGGCTCTGAAAAAGAAATTTTCATTTGCCGGGGATGCGGAGATCACGCTGGAGTGTAATCCCGGCACACTGACGGCGGAGGGGCTTTCCAGGTATCGCCGGGCGGGAATAAACCGGCTGAGTATTGGTCTGCAGTCGGCGCAGGATAAGGAGCTGCGGCTGCTCGGCAGGATTCACACCTGGGAGGAGTTTGAGGAGAGCTACCGGCTTGCGCGGGCGGCGGGCTTTGCCAATATCAATGTCGATCTGATGTCGGCGCTTCCGGGACAGTCCCCGGCGGCGTGGCGGGACACACTGGAGAAGGTGCTGGCGCTTGCGCCGGAGCATATTTCCGCATACAGTCTGATAATTGAGGAGGGAACGCCGTTTTATGAGCGCTATCGCGAGGATGCGCAGCGCCGTGAGCGCGGAGAAGTCTGCCGTATCCTGCCGTCGGAGGAGGAAGAGCGGGAAATGTACTGGATGACGGAAAAACTGCTTAAAGAGCGGGGCTATGAGCGCTATGAGATATCAAACTATGCGCAGCCGGGCTTTGCATGCCGCCATAACTGCGGCTACTGGGAGCGCAGGGAGTATCTGGGCTTTGGTCTGGGAGCGGCGTCGCTGATGGACCATACGCGCTTTGCAGATACAGCCAGTCTGCAGCAGTATCTGGACGGGCGCTGGAGGGGAGAGACGCAGGGGCGGCTGACGCGTGCGGAAGAAATGGAAGAGACCATGTTTCTTGGGCTTCGGCTGCGCCGGGGAGTGTCCTTTGCGCATTTTTACCGGACCTTCGGGGTGACAATGGAAGAAATTTACGGGGAGGTCCTGCAGCGGCTTGAGCGTCAGAGGCTGCTGGAGCGGACAGAAGAGCGCATATTCCTTACAAAACGGGGGACGGATATCAGCAACTATGTCTGCGCGGAATTTCTTTTCTGA
- the grpE gene encoding nucleotide exchange factor GrpE produces MERQAVAVAEENMEKDMDEAIEKNTQEEEAPETEEASRQQKASEPAEETEEAPQKESKKDKKDAQIEELQDRVKRQMAEFENFRKRSEKEKSKMFEMGAKSVIEQLLPIVDNFERGLAAVSEEAKEDAFVSGMDKVYRQMTEMLDKLGVKPIEAVGCEFNPDFHNAVMHVEEEDTAENTITEEFLKGYTYKDQVVRHSMVKVAN; encoded by the coding sequence ATGGAAAGGCAGGCGGTTGCAGTGGCAGAAGAAAACATGGAAAAAGACATGGACGAAGCGATAGAGAAAAATACGCAGGAAGAGGAGGCACCGGAGACGGAAGAAGCTTCCCGGCAGCAGAAAGCTTCGGAACCTGCAGAGGAGACAGAAGAAGCACCACAGAAGGAAAGCAAAAAAGATAAGAAGGATGCGCAGATTGAAGAGCTGCAGGACCGGGTAAAACGCCAGATGGCGGAATTTGAAAACTTCCGCAAACGGTCCGAAAAAGAAAAATCGAAGATGTTTGAAATGGGCGCAAAAAGCGTGATTGAACAGCTCTTGCCTATTGTGGACAATTTCGAGCGCGGGCTGGCGGCGGTTTCTGAGGAAGCAAAGGAAGATGCCTTTGTGAGCGGGATGGATAAGGTCTACCGGCAGATGACCGAAATGCTTGATAAGCTCGGTGTGAAGCCGATTGAGGCGGTCGGATGCGAGTTTAATCCGGATTTCCACAACGCAGTGATGCATGTGGAGGAAGAAGATACCGCGGAGAACACCATCACGGAAGAATTTTTAAAGGGTTATACCTACAAAGACCAGGTTGTGAGACACAGCATGGTAAAAGTAGCAAATTAA
- the gpr gene encoding GPR endopeptidase: MLGDFNVRTDLALEAKESFGEEDVKIRGVRIEEETDEEREIYTTVVRIETENGARTMGKPVGTYITLEAPNMSSEDENYHREISEVLAGHLRQLLGEEEKTVLVVGLGNREVTPDALGPQVVGNLRVTRHIVKEYGRASLEGSAHPVSAIVPGVMAQTGMETLEIIRGVVRETAPQAVVVVDALAARSTRRLNRTIQITDTGINPGSGVGNHRNGINEEVLGVPVIAIGVPTVVDAATIVNDTMEHLIDTKERRQSLREQISPQLNTMFVTPKDIDETIKRVSYTISEGLNIALS; the protein is encoded by the coding sequence ATGCTGGGAGATTTTAACGTGCGCACAGACCTTGCGCTGGAAGCGAAGGAGAGCTTCGGGGAAGAGGACGTCAAAATCCGGGGTGTGCGGATCGAGGAGGAGACGGACGAGGAACGCGAGATTTATACAACGGTTGTGAGAATAGAGACGGAGAACGGCGCCAGGACGATGGGAAAGCCGGTGGGAACCTATATCACGCTGGAGGCGCCGAACATGTCGTCCGAGGATGAAAATTATCACCGGGAAATTTCCGAGGTGCTGGCGGGGCATCTGCGGCAGCTGCTGGGAGAGGAAGAAAAGACGGTCCTGGTGGTGGGTCTTGGGAACCGTGAGGTGACGCCGGATGCGCTCGGTCCGCAGGTCGTCGGAAATCTGCGGGTGACGCGCCATATTGTGAAGGAGTACGGACGCGCTTCCCTGGAGGGGAGTGCGCACCCTGTGAGTGCGATCGTGCCGGGGGTGATGGCGCAGACCGGCATGGAGACGCTGGAAATTATTCGCGGGGTGGTGCGGGAAACTGCTCCGCAGGCGGTGGTCGTGGTGGACGCGCTGGCGGCGAGGAGTACCCGGCGGCTGAACCGCACCATCCAGATTACCGATACCGGAATCAATCCCGGTTCCGGCGTGGGCAATCACCGCAACGGCATCAACGAGGAGGTGCTCGGCGTACCGGTGATAGCCATCGGCGTGCCGACGGTGGTGGATGCCGCCACCATTGTCAATGACACGATGGAGCATCTGATTGACACGAAGGAGCGGAGACAGAGCCTGCGGGAACAGATATCCCCGCAGCTCAACACTATGTTTGTGACGCCGAAGGATATCGACGAGACGATTAAGCGTGTCAGCTACACGATTTCCGAGGGATTAAACATTGCATTGTCATAA
- a CDS encoding stage II sporulation protein P encodes MKLLDRIIRAVLTGALLALCGYIIVRSVTIAGENGLFQNTPLLSAVYEKMEEWTAGTYIPVISYAGKETEKPDILLEMEDGVFPVYGYIRRQQEGGAQVESAGEYEMILRAQAQAEENKRPRETESEASQTETPAGENPLWDYPYLLNHYFSMDVTTTIDAQRLDGKTLLGMDMTMEKDASQPQILIYHSHSQEAFADSVEGDVSTTIVGVGEYLAQILREDYGYNVIHEDGIFDLVDGVLDRNLAYDFSGAAVAELLEQYPSIEIVIDLHRDGVDGTRFVTEYNGKPAAQLMFIAGMSRTADGQDIAYLPNPYIQDNLAFALQLQLAAERETPGLMRNIYLMAYRFNLHLRPRSLLVEAGTQLSTVAEEKNAMEAFAKVLDAVLQG; translated from the coding sequence ATGAAGCTTCTGGACAGGATTATCCGGGCGGTTCTGACAGGTGCCCTGCTTGCGCTGTGCGGCTATATTATTGTGCGCAGCGTGACGATTGCGGGGGAGAACGGTCTGTTTCAAAACACGCCGCTGCTTTCGGCGGTTTACGAAAAGATGGAAGAATGGACGGCGGGTACTTACATACCCGTCATTTCCTATGCCGGAAAAGAGACGGAAAAGCCGGACATTCTGCTGGAAATGGAGGATGGGGTATTTCCGGTGTACGGTTACATCCGCAGACAGCAGGAGGGCGGAGCGCAGGTGGAGAGCGCAGGCGAATATGAAATGATTCTGCGGGCACAGGCGCAGGCGGAGGAAAACAAACGCCCGCGCGAGACAGAGAGCGAAGCCTCGCAGACAGAGACGCCGGCGGGGGAAAATCCGCTGTGGGATTATCCGTATCTGCTGAATCATTATTTTTCGATGGACGTGACCACGACGATCGATGCGCAGCGGCTGGACGGGAAAACGCTGCTGGGCATGGATATGACGATGGAGAAGGACGCATCGCAGCCGCAGATTCTGATTTACCATTCGCATTCCCAGGAGGCGTTTGCCGATTCGGTGGAAGGGGATGTCTCCACCACGATTGTTGGCGTCGGGGAGTATCTGGCGCAGATTCTGCGGGAGGATTACGGCTACAATGTTATTCATGAGGACGGCATCTTTGATCTGGTGGACGGAGTTCTGGACCGTAACCTGGCGTATGATTTTTCCGGGGCGGCGGTGGCGGAGCTTCTGGAGCAGTATCCTTCGATCGAGATTGTAATCGACCTGCACCGGGATGGCGTGGACGGGACGCGCTTTGTGACGGAATATAACGGAAAACCGGCGGCGCAGCTTATGTTTATTGCCGGCATGAGCCGGACGGCAGACGGGCAGGATATCGCATATCTCCCGAACCCTTACATACAGGATAATCTGGCGTTCGCCCTGCAGCTTCAGCTGGCGGCGGAGCGGGAGACGCCGGGGCTGATGCGCAATATTTATCTGATGGCATACCGGTTTAATCTGCATCTGCGTCCGAGGAGCCTGCTGGTGGAGGCGGGTACCCAGCTCAGTACCGTTGCGGAGGAAAAAAACGCGATGGAAGCCTTTGCAAAGGTACTGGATGCGGTTCTGCAGGGGTAA
- the lepA gene encoding translation elongation factor 4, with product MVEQSKIRNFCIIAHIDHGKSTLADRIIEMTGLLTSREMQAQVLDNMELERERGITIKAQAVRTVYRAKNGEEYIFNLIDTPGHVDFNYEVSRSLAACDGAILVVDAAQGIEAQTLANVYLALDHDLDVMPVINKIDLPSADPERVINEIEDVIGIEAHDAPLISAKLGTNVDQVLEQIVEKIPAPDGDASAPLKALIFDSVYDSYKGVIVFCRIREGSVKKGTPITMMATGAKAEVVEVGYFGAGQFIPCEELSAGMVGYITASLKNVKDTRVGDTITNTERPCAQPLPGYKKVNPMVYCGMYPADGAKYPDLRDALEKLQLNDASLQFEPETSIALGFGFRCGFLGLLHLEIIQERLEREYNLDLVTTAPGVIYKVHKTNGEVMELTNPANLPDPSEIEYMEEPVVGAEIMVTTEFIGPIMQLCEERRGTYLGMEYMEETRALLKYDLPLNEIIYDFFDALKSRSRGYASFDYEMKGYVRSELVKLDILVNHEEVDALSFIVHAGTAYERGRKMCEKLKEEIPRQLFEIPIQAAIGSKIIARETVKAMRKDVLAKCYGGDITRKKKLLEKQKEGKKRMRQVGNVEIPQKAFMSVLKLDDK from the coding sequence ATGGTTGAGCAGAGTAAAATTCGGAACTTTTGTATTATTGCACATATTGACCACGGAAAATCCACACTGGCGGACCGCATTATCGAAATGACGGGGCTTCTGACCAGCAGGGAAATGCAGGCGCAGGTGCTGGATAATATGGAGCTGGAGCGGGAGCGCGGCATCACGATAAAGGCGCAGGCGGTGCGGACGGTCTACCGGGCAAAGAACGGGGAAGAGTATATTTTTAATCTGATCGATACGCCGGGACATGTGGACTTTAACTACGAGGTATCCCGCAGCCTGGCGGCGTGCGACGGCGCGATTCTGGTGGTGGATGCGGCGCAGGGAATCGAGGCGCAGACACTGGCGAATGTTTATCTGGCGCTCGACCACGATCTGGACGTCATGCCGGTGATTAACAAAATTGATTTGCCGAGCGCCGACCCGGAGCGTGTCATCAACGAGATTGAGGACGTCATTGGCATTGAGGCGCACGATGCGCCGCTTATTTCCGCGAAGCTGGGAACGAATGTGGACCAGGTGCTGGAGCAGATCGTGGAAAAGATTCCGGCGCCGGACGGAGACGCGTCGGCTCCCCTGAAGGCGTTGATTTTCGACTCGGTATACGATTCCTATAAGGGCGTGATTGTGTTCTGCCGGATACGGGAGGGCAGCGTGAAAAAGGGAACGCCGATTACCATGATGGCGACGGGGGCGAAGGCGGAGGTAGTGGAAGTGGGCTATTTCGGCGCCGGACAGTTTATTCCCTGCGAGGAGCTTTCCGCCGGGATGGTCGGCTATATTACGGCAAGCCTGAAAAATGTGAAGGATACGCGCGTGGGTGATACCATCACGAACACGGAGCGTCCGTGCGCGCAGCCGCTTCCGGGCTACAAAAAGGTGAATCCGATGGTTTACTGCGGCATGTACCCGGCGGACGGGGCAAAGTATCCGGATCTGCGGGATGCGCTGGAAAAGCTTCAGCTCAACGACGCTTCCCTGCAATTTGAGCCGGAGACCTCGATTGCGCTTGGATTCGGTTTCCGCTGCGGTTTCCTGGGACTTTTGCATCTGGAAATTATCCAGGAGCGTCTGGAGCGCGAATACAATCTGGACCTTGTGACGACGGCGCCGGGCGTTATCTATAAGGTGCACAAAACAAACGGTGAAGTGATGGAGCTGACCAATCCGGCGAACCTGCCGGATCCGTCGGAGATTGAATATATGGAGGAACCGGTCGTCGGTGCGGAAATCATGGTGACGACGGAATTTATCGGTCCGATCATGCAGCTCTGCGAGGAGCGGCGCGGCACGTATCTCGGCATGGAATACATGGAGGAGACGCGGGCGCTGCTGAAGTATGATCTGCCGCTCAATGAGATTATCTACGATTTCTTTGACGCGCTGAAATCGCGCTCCAGAGGGTACGCTTCGTTTGATTATGAAATGAAGGGATATGTGCGCTCCGAGCTGGTGAAGCTGGATATTCTGGTGAACCATGAGGAAGTGGATGCGCTCTCGTTTATTGTACATGCCGGTACGGCGTATGAGCGCGGCAGGAAAATGTGCGAGAAGCTGAAGGAGGAAATCCCGCGCCAGTTATTTGAGATTCCCATTCAGGCGGCTATCGGCAGTAAAATTATCGCGCGCGAGACGGTGAAGGCAATGCGCAAGGATGTGCTGGCGAAGTGCTATGGCGGCGATATTACCCGTAAGAAGAAGCTTCTGGAAAAGCAGAAGGAAGGAAAGAAGCGGATGCGCCAGGTGGGTAACGTGGAAATCCCGCAGAAGGCTTTTATGAGCGTGCTGAAGCTGGATGATAAATAA
- the hrcA gene encoding heat-inducible transcriptional repressor HrcA, with protein sequence MQLDDRKWKIFYAIIQTYLETGEPVGSRTISKYADLNLSSATIRNEMADLEEMGLIIQPHTSAGRIPSDKGYRVYVDYLMEQKEQDVKEQRERLSRQEQDVKEQQEQVKEQQELLIQKQDKMELLLKQVVRVLANNTNYATMITAPRYHTTKLKFIQLSAISEDQLLAVIVTEGNIVKNKMLHFLHGLDNEMVLKLNILLNTSLNGLALEEINLGLITKLKEQAGIHSEVVSKVLDAVAEAIQMEDDVEIYTSGATNIFKYPELSDSERASELISAFEEKKELASLISESMEEENSTGIQVYIGNEAPIRTMRDCSVVTATYELGEGVQGTIGIIGPKRMDYEKVVDSLKNLKSQLDTIFDRD encoded by the coding sequence ATGCAGTTAGATGATAGAAAATGGAAAATATTTTACGCTATCATCCAGACTTATCTGGAAACAGGAGAGCCGGTGGGTTCCAGGACGATTTCCAAGTATGCAGACCTCAACCTCAGTTCCGCTACTATCCGCAATGAAATGGCAGATTTGGAGGAGATGGGGCTGATAATCCAGCCGCACACTTCCGCGGGCAGGATTCCTTCCGATAAAGGATACCGCGTATACGTGGATTATCTGATGGAGCAGAAGGAGCAGGATGTAAAAGAACAGCGGGAACGGCTGAGCCGGCAGGAACAGGATGTAAAAGAGCAGCAGGAGCAGGTGAAGGAACAGCAGGAGCTGCTGATCCAGAAGCAGGATAAGATGGAGCTGCTGCTGAAGCAGGTGGTCCGGGTGCTTGCAAACAACACCAACTATGCGACCATGATCACTGCGCCGCGCTACCATACGACGAAGCTGAAATTCATCCAGCTTTCCGCAATCAGTGAAGACCAGCTTCTGGCGGTGATCGTGACAGAGGGAAATATTGTAAAGAACAAAATGCTTCATTTTCTGCACGGCCTGGATAATGAAATGGTACTGAAGCTGAACATTCTGCTGAACACAAGTCTCAATGGGCTTGCGCTGGAGGAGATCAATCTTGGACTGATTACGAAGCTGAAGGAACAGGCGGGAATCCACAGCGAGGTGGTGAGCAAGGTTCTGGATGCAGTCGCGGAAGCCATTCAGATGGAGGATGATGTGGAGATTTACACAAGCGGTGCGACCAATATCTTCAAGTACCCGGAGCTGAGTGACAGCGAGCGGGCGAGCGAGCTGATCAGCGCCTTTGAAGAAAAGAAGGAGCTGGCAAGTCTTATCAGCGAGTCGATGGAGGAGGAAAACAGCACCGGTATCCAGGTATACATCGGAAACGAGGCGCCTATACGGACAATGCGGGACTGCAGTGTGGTGACCGCAACGTATGAGCTGGGCGAGGGCGTCCAGGGCACGATAGGCATCATCGGACCGAAGCGGATGGATTACGAGAAAGTAGTCGATTCGCTGAAAAACCTGAAGTCCCAGTTGGATACCATATTTGACCGGGATTGA
- a CDS encoding SGNH/GDSL hydrolase family protein — MKIRNFLTILFAVLAILALVALAGFVTLYVADDSSPLHRQLMQLLYPDTDDGDVSGQMTGTEAEVARTVKAHSLVFVGDSRTIGMRDAVNDGCTYIGKEGEGYMWFSSEGVQELDAVLAGNPGQTVIFNFGVNDPANISLYIDLYNALEETYPGASFYYMSVNPLIDSEGFNTTNEMISIFNATLQSAFPDSYLDCNSYLNEIGFETVDGLHYTDASYNDIHNYVVDKVA; from the coding sequence ATGAAGATACGAAATTTTCTTACGATTCTGTTTGCCGTTCTGGCAATTCTGGCACTGGTCGCGCTGGCAGGTTTTGTAACCCTCTATGTGGCGGACGATTCCAGCCCGCTGCACAGACAGCTTATGCAGCTTCTCTATCCGGATACAGACGACGGGGACGTCTCCGGACAGATGACCGGCACAGAAGCGGAAGTTGCCAGGACAGTTAAGGCGCACTCCCTTGTTTTTGTCGGTGATTCCCGCACCATCGGTATGCGCGACGCCGTAAACGACGGCTGCACCTACATAGGAAAAGAAGGGGAGGGTTATATGTGGTTCTCCTCCGAGGGCGTCCAGGAGCTTGACGCAGTTCTTGCCGGAAATCCCGGACAGACCGTCATTTTCAATTTCGGGGTAAACGACCCGGCAAACATCAGTCTCTACATCGACCTTTACAATGCTCTGGAAGAGACCTATCCCGGCGCCAGCTTTTACTATATGTCCGTAAATCCGCTGATAGACAGCGAAGGCTTTAACACCACGAACGAAATGATTTCCATATTTAATGCCACCCTGCAGAGCGCATTTCCGGACAGCTACCTGGACTGCAATTCCTATCTCAATGAAATCGGATTTGAGACCGTGGACGGTCTGCATTACACAGACGCCAGCTACAACGACATTCATAACTATGTGGTGGATAAGGTAGCTTAA
- a CDS encoding CHAP domain-containing protein, with amino-acid sequence MQKKRKWLWLLFGVMVLMLALPVSAKAATATKYTLSGISKPSTIKKGGYFSLKGKITCNKTMKEVRVTIYDISGKKCYQRYIAKPKSKTFNLAQADPYIEFNKLGVGTYYLKVRCTVSGGKKVVVNRKFSIVGTGTIKIVNPKPAGNVSINQGAAYAIGGTIKSTYKLASVTASITNSSNTTVYTKTVQPKKTSYSVANTALDSAMLFDKLAAGTYKYTLTAQDSQGKKVTLISRTITVKATTNGSNTTPGSTGGNGSNGNTGDYLNTSGAVTIPANFTPRTTRPSASSPYYYNGSYNIYYKYNSLAPTGKPYYGNVYVLGNCTWYACGRAMEIVANAGGNIAKVQSIFGGDPVGIYNSNAAKGVFEYGTTPKIGALAIFNYGSSGDAHIAVVENIINGVPYVSESGYTESTTQPNAAKSNIVFKYQSIYNWAGGRSLRGYIYLI; translated from the coding sequence ATGCAGAAAAAAAGGAAATGGCTGTGGCTTTTATTCGGAGTAATGGTGCTTATGCTGGCGCTTCCGGTGTCGGCAAAGGCGGCTACCGCGACAAAGTATACGCTTTCGGGCATATCAAAGCCAAGTACCATTAAAAAAGGCGGTTACTTCAGTCTGAAGGGGAAAATCACCTGCAACAAGACGATGAAGGAAGTCCGTGTTACGATCTATGATATCTCAGGCAAGAAGTGTTATCAGAGGTACATAGCAAAGCCAAAGAGCAAGACCTTTAATCTGGCACAGGCAGACCCGTATATCGAGTTTAACAAGCTTGGTGTGGGGACCTATTATCTGAAGGTGCGCTGCACCGTTTCCGGCGGGAAAAAGGTTGTAGTAAACAGAAAGTTTTCTATTGTCGGTACCGGAACGATAAAGATAGTAAATCCGAAGCCGGCGGGAAATGTTTCCATCAACCAGGGCGCAGCTTATGCGATTGGCGGTACGATTAAGTCTACCTATAAGCTTGCCAGTGTTACGGCTTCTATTACAAACAGCAGCAATACGACTGTTTATACAAAAACGGTACAGCCGAAAAAGACCTCTTACAGTGTGGCAAACACTGCGCTGGACAGCGCAATGCTGTTTGATAAGCTGGCGGCTGGCACCTATAAGTATACGCTGACGGCGCAGGACAGCCAGGGCAAAAAGGTAACGCTGATTTCACGGACCATTACGGTGAAGGCAACGACAAATGGGTCGAATACGACGCCGGGTTCTACGGGAGGCAATGGCAGCAATGGCAATACAGGCGACTACCTGAATACGAGCGGTGCTGTGACAATTCCGGCAAACTTTACGCCGCGCACCACCAGACCTTCTGCGAGCAGTCCGTATTACTACAATGGCAGCTACAATATTTATTACAAGTATAACAGCCTTGCGCCGACCGGTAAGCCGTATTACGGAAATGTCTATGTGCTTGGCAACTGCACCTGGTATGCGTGCGGACGTGCAATGGAAATCGTGGCGAATGCCGGCGGAAATATCGCAAAGGTACAGTCCATCTTCGGCGGAGACCCGGTTGGTATTTATAATTCCAATGCGGCAAAGGGTGTGTTTGAATACGGCACAACGCCGAAAATCGGTGCGCTGGCGATTTTCAACTACGGTTCCAGCGGAGACGCGCATATTGCTGTAGTAGAAAATATTATCAATGGAGTTCCGTATGTATCGGAATCTGGTTACACAGAATCCACTACGCAGCCCAATGCAGCAAAATCAAATATCGTCTTTAAGTATCAGAGTATTTACAACTGGGCAGGCGGCAGAAGCCTGAGAGGCTATATTTATCTGATATAA
- the dnaK gene encoding molecular chaperone DnaK, with protein MSKIIGIDLGTTNSCVAVMEGGKPTVITNTEGARTTPSVVAFSKTGERLVGEPAKRQAVTNADKTISSIKRHMGTDYKVSIEGKNYTPQEISAMILQKLKADAENYLGEKVTEAVITVPAYFNDAQRQATKDAGKIAGLDVKRIINEPTAAALAYGLDNEKEQKIMVYDLGGGTFDVSIIEIGDGVIEVLATNGDNRLGGDDFDQKITDYMISEFKKAEGVDLSVDKMALQRLKEAAEKAKKELSSATTTNINLPFITATAEGPKHFDMTLSRAKFDELTHDLVERTTIPVQNALKDAGITASELGKVLLVGGSTRIPAVQDKVKSLTGHEASKTLNPDECVAIGAAIQGGKLAGDAGAGDILLLDVTPLSLSIETMGGVATRLIERNTTIPTKKSQVFSTAADNQTAVDIHVVQGERQFARDNKSLGQFRLDGIPPARRGVPQIEVTFDIDANGIVNVSAKDLGTGKEQHITITSGSNMSDADIEKAVKEAAEFEAQDKKRKEAIDTRNDADAMVFQTEKALEEVGDKLADADKTAVQADLTALKELVEKSNPDEMTDAQVAEIKAAKEKLMESAQKVFAKVYEQAQGAAGAAGAAGAGPDMGGAQQADYSQPDDDVIDADYKEV; from the coding sequence ATGAGCAAGATTATTGGTATTGACTTAGGTACAACAAATAGCTGTGTAGCAGTTATGGAAGGCGGAAAACCGACCGTTATTACAAATACAGAGGGAGCAAGAACAACACCGTCCGTTGTGGCGTTCTCCAAGACAGGCGAGCGTCTGGTGGGCGAGCCGGCAAAGCGTCAGGCAGTCACCAATGCGGACAAAACGATCTCTTCCATTAAGAGACATATGGGAACCGACTATAAGGTAAGCATTGAGGGCAAAAACTATACGCCGCAGGAAATTTCCGCAATGATCCTTCAGAAACTGAAAGCGGATGCTGAGAACTACCTTGGCGAAAAGGTAACAGAAGCGGTCATCACTGTTCCGGCATACTTCAACGACGCACAGCGTCAGGCGACGAAGGATGCGGGCAAGATTGCCGGTCTGGATGTAAAGCGTATCATCAACGAGCCGACAGCGGCGGCGCTGGCATACGGTCTTGACAATGAAAAAGAGCAGAAGATCATGGTATACGACCTTGGCGGCGGTACTTTCGATGTTTCCATCATTGAAATCGGCGACGGCGTTATCGAGGTTCTTGCGACAAACGGCGACAACCGTCTGGGCGGCGATGACTTCGACCAGAAGATTACCGATTACATGATTTCCGAATTTAAGAAGGCGGAGGGTGTGGACCTTTCCGTTGATAAGATGGCGCTCCAGAGACTGAAAGAGGCTGCAGAGAAGGCAAAGAAGGAGCTGTCCTCCGCAACCACGACTAATATTAACCTGCCGTTCATCACGGCGACTGCAGAGGGACCGAAGCATTTTGACATGACACTGTCCCGTGCGAAATTTGACGAGCTGACACATGACCTTGTGGAAAGAACAACCATTCCGGTACAGAACGCGCTGAAGGATGCCGGCATCACAGCTTCCGAGCTGGGCAAGGTGCTGCTGGTAGGCGGTTCCACACGTATCCCGGCAGTGCAGGATAAGGTAAAATCGCTGACCGGACATGAAGCAAGCAAGACCCTGAACCCGGATGAGTGCGTGGCAATCGGTGCGGCTATCCAGGGCGGTAAGCTGGCAGGCGACGCAGGCGCAGGTGATATCCTGCTGCTGGATGTTACCCCGCTTTCCCTTTCCATCGAGACAATGGGCGGCGTGGCGACCAGACTGATTGAGCGTAATACAACGATCCCGACAAAGAAGAGCCAGGTATTCTCCACAGCGGCGGATAACCAGACCGCAGTTGATATCCACGTTGTACAGGGCGAAAGACAGTTTGCAAGAGATAACAAATCTCTCGGACAGTTCCGTCTGGATGGAATCCCGCCAGCAAGACGTGGCGTTCCGCAGATTGAGGTTACCTTCGATATTGATGCGAACGGTATCGTAAACGTATCGGCAAAGGATCTTGGCACCGGCAAGGAGCAGCATATCACGATTACCTCCGGTTCCAACATGTCTGATGCGGATATCGAGAAGGCAGTAAAAGAGGCGGCTGAGTTTGAGGCGCAGGATAAGAAGCGCAAGGAAGCAATCGATACCAGAAACGATGCAGATGCAATGGTATTCCAGACCGAGAAGGCACTCGAAGAGGTCGGCGACAAGCTGGCTGACGCTGATAAGACCGCTGTGCAGGCTGATCTGACGGCACTGAAGGAACTGGTTGAAAAATCGAATCCGGACGAAATGACAGATGCCCAGGTTGCTGAAATCAAGGCGGCGAAGGAGAAACTGATGGAGAGCGCGCAGAAGGTGTTTGCAAAAGTTTATGAGCAGGCACAGGGCGCGGCGGGCGCAGCCGGTGCGGCAGGCGCAGGTCCGGATATGGGCGGCGCGCAGCAGGCAGATTATTCACAGCCGGATGATGATGTCATTGACGCGGACTACAAAGAAGTGTAA